The following are encoded in a window of Paraburkholderia sp. HP33-1 genomic DNA:
- a CDS encoding TolC family protein, with protein sequence MPVFHAVAALRRRALMPLCALLVSGCATYHREPLAPQDTSTSARSLERIRIDPASMPLPELAAHRFDPTDGLDIDEVAMLAVANNPDLKLARDDLGIARAQAYSAGLLPDPQLSVSSDYPGATGTTRAFNYGLSIDVMAIVLRSANKQSADATVAKTDLGLLWQEWQIVAQARQMFVKTCFQQRTLPLLQQQRDLARTRYERMAAARADGNLTDDTLAAALLAYSDARKQYADAERAAAQTHHDLNALLGLAPDVQLQLQADSDTDVAPLSDTTLDAALAELARRRPDLIALQAGYEAQEQKYRAAILSQFPSLSVGFVRARDTSNIYTSGFQINLSLPIFNRNQGNVAIEKATRQRLRDEYQTRLNEAYADVARLREDSAILTRQLQQTEAALPEVERAAREAAAAYAEHNLVLGAYTDAQSAALTKRIDVATLRETLAEQRVGLQALLGSAIPDAFLPDQTFIDTHAK encoded by the coding sequence AGGACACCTCGACGTCCGCGCGTTCGCTCGAACGCATCCGCATCGATCCCGCGAGCATGCCGCTGCCCGAGCTGGCCGCGCATCGTTTCGATCCCACCGATGGGCTCGACATCGATGAAGTCGCGATGCTCGCGGTGGCCAACAACCCCGACCTCAAGCTCGCCCGCGACGATCTCGGCATTGCCCGCGCGCAGGCTTATTCGGCGGGTCTGCTGCCCGATCCGCAACTGAGCGTATCGAGCGACTATCCGGGCGCGACCGGCACCACGCGCGCGTTCAATTATGGCCTCAGCATCGACGTGATGGCGATCGTGCTGCGCAGCGCGAACAAACAGTCCGCCGACGCGACGGTCGCGAAGACCGATCTCGGCCTGCTGTGGCAGGAATGGCAGATCGTCGCGCAAGCGCGGCAAATGTTCGTGAAGACCTGCTTCCAGCAGCGCACGCTGCCGCTGTTGCAACAGCAACGCGACCTCGCGCGCACGCGTTACGAGCGCATGGCCGCGGCGCGCGCTGACGGCAACCTGACCGACGATACGCTCGCGGCCGCCCTCCTCGCCTATAGCGACGCCCGCAAGCAATACGCCGACGCCGAACGCGCGGCCGCGCAAACGCATCACGATCTGAATGCGTTGCTGGGCCTGGCGCCGGACGTGCAATTGCAATTGCAAGCAGACAGCGACACTGACGTCGCGCCGCTCTCCGACACCACGCTCGACGCGGCCCTCGCCGAGCTCGCCCGCCGCCGCCCCGACCTGATCGCGCTGCAGGCCGGCTACGAAGCGCAGGAGCAGAAATACCGCGCGGCGATTCTGAGCCAGTTCCCCAGTCTGTCGGTCGGTTTCGTGCGTGCGCGCGACACGTCGAACATCTACACGAGCGGCTTTCAGATCAACCTGAGCCTGCCGATCTTCAACCGCAACCAGGGCAACGTCGCGATCGAAAAAGCGACCCGCCAGCGCCTGCGCGACGAGTACCAGACCCGCCTGAACGAGGCGTACGCGGACGTCGCTCGCCTGCGCGAGGACAGCGCGATTCTCACGCGCCAATTGCAGCAGACCGAAGCCGCGCTGCCGGAGGTCGAGCGAGCCGCGCGTGAAGCCGCGGCGGCTTACGCGGAACACAACCTCGTGCTCGGCGCCTACACCGACGCGCAAAGCGCCGCGCTCACCAAACGCATCGACGTCGCGACCCTGCGAGAAACGCTCGCCGAACAACGCGTCGGCTTGCAGGCCCTGCTCGGCAGCGCGATTCCCGACGCCTTTCTACCCGACCAGACTTTCATCGACACTCATGCGAAATAG